The following coding sequences are from one Eucalyptus grandis isolate ANBG69807.140 chromosome 11, ASM1654582v1, whole genome shotgun sequence window:
- the LOC104414200 gene encoding disease resistance protein RUN1, whose amino-acid sequence MECKNNNTRHLVLPIFYKVKPAHVRHQIESFGDAFRTREKRFNPKIMEKWKQALKEVSDLKGWGAKGYEAELVKKVVQKVLSELKKEFELVIPENLVGIDNHVEKVMEFVDKKFSATLFVGIHGMGGIGKTTLAKAIYNKLFDQFQYHSFIVDIRESCKRNGLEYLQNKLISDILKQKNLVHNKDEGIKLISSKFEGKRVLILLDDVDDDDQLKALAGNHNWFSSGSRIIITTRNKTILDNARVDHSYEHKELDTNHSLILFCRHAFRRDSPPSEFEEDTHKVVSTTGGLPLSLEVLGSFLCGKKPTLWHGTINKLQKVPFKKVREKLRISYEALEHGQKQIFLDIACFFIGTNGRIASYMWDASGFFPEEGIEVLRFMSLIKVGDDHVLKMHDQLRDLGREIVREENQEEPHYCSRLWESREVQKVLKRKKGTEKIKAIYLSKSSSECSSKIDDQDGDIHTSEQFKNLTSLRFLHVSGAHFRGDFQNSTEELKWLQWWNCPLTFEAKNFNLEDLVILDLSRGKILDEWRGWSSIMMAKKLKYLNLTECRSLKGTFFLSAFTNLEVLILQNCEEVEQIDSSIGDMKSLVCLDLGFCRMLKELPVEVGKLEALKQLLLQYCPKISIVPESIGTLRNLEILDMRSSGIKELPDSIGALQNLKILEISETRIKELPRGIGALQNLEILKISDTQLKELSESVGALRNLEILYMGWTRLKELPNGIGRLTKLRELDVACSDIFEVPKSISNLSSLQRLELHRCKKLQSLPDLPSSLTSLSVTCQSFRLPSLAYLTHLKKLQLWDCKILECISELPSIVIELLECSPQTDVEESELPKSISTPLNLEQLWISKCGFMQLLDVSRLSRLRYLFTNICYNLLEIQGLEKLKYLETLIIKNCTSIERLDLPKFGSVKELTVEHCKKLSEIQGLDSLEFLERLKIRECISIKRLDLSKSACMKKLYVENCKSIVEIQGLDKLELLKEIGISGCPSIQRLDFPKSEGLKISNTKDMHATKNRWTHLMNVSSTFCKKWREDE is encoded by the exons ATGGAGTGTAAGAATAATAACACAAGACATCTAGTGTTGCCTATATTCTACAAAGTGAAACCAGCTCATGTGCGACATCAAATCGAGAGTTTTGGGGACGCATTTCGTACACGTGAGAAGCGTTTCAACCCAAAGATTATGGAGAAATGGAAGCAAGCACTCAAAGAAGTCAGTGACTTAAAAGGATGGGGAGCCAAAGG GTACGAAGCAGAATTAGTGAAAAAGGTTGTCCAAAAAGTGTTGAGCGAGTTAAAGAAAGAGTTTGAGTTAGTTATTCCTGAAAATTTGGTCGGAATCGATAATCATGTGGAGAAGGTTATGGAATTTGTAGATAAGAAGTTTAGCGCTACCCTATTTGTTGGAATCCATGGAATGGGAGGCATtggtaagacaactcttgctAAAGCTATATACAACAAGCTCTTTGATCAATTTCAATATCACAGCTTCATTGTAGATATTAGGGAATCATGTAAGCGTAATGGTCTTGAGTATTTGCAAAATAAGTTAATCTCTGATATATTGAAGCAAAAAAATCTAGTTCATAATAAAGATGAAGGGATCAAGCTCATCTCATCCAAGTTTGAAGGTAAGAGAGTcctcattcttcttgatgatgtggatgatgaTGATCAGTTGAAGGCTTTGGCTGGAAATCATAATTGGTTTTCTTCAGGGAGTAGGATCATCATTACGACCAGAAACAAGACTATTCTTGACAATGCTAGGGTGGACCATAGCTATGAACATAAAGAATTGGATACGAATCactctttgattttgttttgtaGACACGCATTTCGAAGGGACTCTCCTCCAAGTGAATTTGAGGAAGACACTCACAAGGTTGTATCCACTACTGGAGGGCTTCCCTTATCTCTTGAGGTTTTAGGTTCATTCCTATGTGGAAAAAAGCCAACGCTATGGCATGGTACGATAAACAAGTTACAAAAAGTCCCTTTTAAGAAAGTGCGAGAAAAGTTGAGGATAAGTTATGAAGCATTGGAGCATGGACAGaagcaaatatttttggatatagcTTGCTTTTTCATTGGCACCAATGGAAGAATTGCATCATACATGTGGGATGCCAGTGGCTTTTTCCCGGAGGAGGGAATTGAAGTATTGAGATTTATGTCATTAATAAAAGTTGGAGATGATCATGTGCTCAAAATGCATGACCAATTAAGAGATCTTGGTAGGGAAATCGTTCGCGAGGAAAACCAAGAGGAACCTCATTACTGTAGTAGGTTATGGGAATCTCGGGAAGTCCAGAAAGTGCTTAAGCGAAAGAAG GGAACTGAAAAGATTAAGGCCATTTATCTTAGCAAAAGCAGTTCAGAATGCTCCAGCAAAATAGATGACCAAGATGGTGATATCCACACAAGTGAACAATTTAAGAATTTAACGAGTCTAAGGTTCCTTCACGTGAGTGGGGCACATTTTCGTGGAGATTTTCAGAACTCTACCGAGGAGTTGAAATGGCTTCAATGGTGGAATTGTCCCTTGACTTTTGAAGCAAAGAATTTTAATCTAGAGGACCTAGTTATACTTGACTTGTCAAGAGGCAAGATTCTAGATGAATGGCGAGGGTGGAGTTCCATCATG atgGCAAAGAAGCTAAAATATCTCAACCTTACTGAATGCCGGTCTTTAAAAGGAACTTTCTTCCTCTCAGCTTTTACAAATTTAGAGGTTCTGATCCTCCAAAATTGTGAGGAAGTAGAACAAATTGACTCTTCGATTGGAGACATGAAGAGTTTAGTATGCTTGGACTTGGGGTTTTGTAGAATGCTCAAGGAGTTACCAGTAGAAGTGGGTAAATTAGAAGCATTAAAGCAACTCCTCCTACAATATTGTCCCAAAATTTCTATAGTACCAGAGAGTATTGGGACTCTACGGAATCTAGAAATTCTAGATATGAGGAGCAGTGGGATAAAAGAATTGCCAGATAGTATAGGGGCTTTGCAGAATCTAAAAATTCTAGAGATTAGCGAAACTAGGATAAAAGAATTACCAAGAGGTATAGGGGCCTTACAGAATCTAGAAATTTTGAAGATTAGTGACACTCAACTGAAAGAATTATCGGAAAGTGTAGGGGCTTTGCGGAATCTAGAAATTCTGTATATGGGTTGGACTAGGTTAAAAGAATTACCCAATGGTATTGGAAGGCTGACAAAGCTCCGAGAGTTAGATGTTGCATGCTCTGATATTTTTGAAGTACCAAAAAGCATCAGTAATCTTTCTTCCCTACAAAGGCTGGAGCTTCATCGTTGTAAGAAGCTCCAATCGCTACCAGATCTTCCTTCCAGCTTAACGAGTTTGAGCGTCACTTGTCAAAGTTTTAGATTGCCTTCACTTGCCTACCTCACCCATCTCAAGAAACTACAACTTTGGGACTGCAAGATTCTTGAGTGCATCTCAGAGCTTCCATCGATAGTAATAGAGCTTTTAGAATGCTCCCCACAAACAGATGTTGAAGAATCAGAATTACCAAAATCTATAAGCACTCCCCTCAATTTGGAACAACTATGGATCTCAAAATGTGGGTTTATGCAATTATTGGATGTTTCCAGATTAAGTCGTCTGAGGTATTTATTTACCAATATTTGCTATAATTTACTTGAAATTCAAGgtcttgaaaaattgaaatatttggaaaccttgataataaaaaattgcacttCAATTGAAAGGCTAGACCTTCCAAAATTCGGGAGTGTAAAGGAATTAACTGTTGAACATTGCAAAAAATTATCGGAAATTCAAGGTCTTGATAGCTTGGAGTTCTTGGAAAGGCTGAAAATCCGTGAGTGCATTTCAATCAAGAGGCTAGACCTTTCAAAATCAGCATGTATGAAGAAATTATATGTTGAAAACTGTAAAAGCATAGTCGAAATTCAAGGTCTCGATAAGTTGGAGCTCTTGAAAGAGATAGGTATCTCCGGTTGCCCTTCAATTCAAAGgcttgattttccaaaatctGAGGGTCTAAAGATATCAAATACTAAAGATATGCATGCTACCAAAAATCGATGGACACATCTCATGAATGTGTCATCAAcgttttgcaaaaaatggagAGAAGATGAGTAG